In Nisaea acidiphila, the DNA window GAAAGAGAGTTCGCAGACTGGACAGCGCTCGCGACCCAAGCGCAATCCGGGGACCGGGAGGCGCTTGAGGCGTTGATCCGCAGCAGCCAGGATCAGATCTACGGCCTCGCCCTGCGCTTTCTCGCAAACCAGGATGACGCCCGGGACGCTACCCAGGACATTCTCATCCTCCTGATCACCCGGCTCTCCAATTTCGAGGGGCGGAGCAGCTTCCGGACCTGGGCTTTCCGGATCGCGGTCAACCACCTGCTACGGTCGCGCAAGGTGCGAGCACGGAGCCAAAGCCTGAGCTTCGCAGCCTTCGAGGAGGACCTACATACCGGCCTTTCGGATCAGGCCGGCCCCGGCGCGGACCACACCGCCATGATCGGCGAGCTTCGCATCGCATGCACCATGGCGATGCTTCTCTGCCTCGACGTGGAGCAGCGGATGGCCTTCGTGCTTGGAGAGATCCTCGAGCTGGATCACCGGGAGGCCGCCAATATTCTCGCGATCGAACCCGCAACCTATCGCAAGCGCCTCTCCCGTGCCCGTTCCGCAGTCATCGGCTTCTCGGGCCGGGTCTGCGGCAATGTCTCGGAGAGCGCCCGTTGCAGCTGCGACCGGCGCGTCCCGGAGGCGCTTCGGCTCGGTCGCATCCACCCGTCCGCCCCGCTCACCCGAAGTGCCGGGGACGCAGGTCTCGGCGCGATCCTCGAACAGACGCGCGGCATGGAGCGGAACCTGAAGGCGCTCTGCCAGATGAAGAGTCCCGCCCGCTTCACCGCGCCGGACGATCTGGCGGATATCGTCCGCTCCGCGGTCGACGCCCCCCACACCCACTGATCGATTCCGTCCGCCCGTACTGAAGGACGCGCGGATGCGAAGCCCGGCGGGGCCGACGGCACAAATGCGCGCTCACACCCCGCCCCCGTCCCATTACCCAATCACGGAGTAATGAAATGGAAAACCAGAACGCTGTCCTGAACACCATCCTCACGATGACCGCGAACCTCGAGAAAGGAGATCTCGACGGAGTTATGGCGGCCTACGAGCCGGACGCCGCCATTCTCTTCGAGCCGAATACCCCCGTCGCGGACGCCGCATTGTCGCGGCAGATCTTCTCCGAGCTGGCCGCAGCCAACCCGTCAGTCAGCTACGGTGAGCACGAGGTCTATGTTGCCGGCGACATCGCCATCCATCTCGCCCCCTGGTCGATGAAGGGCGAGAGTCCCGCAGGCGATCCGGTTGCGATGGGAGGCCTTACAGTTGCAGTGCTGCGCCGGCAGCCCGACGGCAAGTGGCTCATGGTGCTGGACAATCCGCACGGAGCGCATGCGCTCTCCGCGGCGAACGCGCACTAAGCCCTATCCGCGCCGTCCGTCAGTCAGTTCCGGCGGGCGGCGCGGGCGCTGCGCCGGGTTGCGAGCAGTAGATTGGTCTCCGAATTCGCGATTCCGTCGATCAGCCGGATGCGGCGGAGCACGTCGTCGAAATCGGCCAACGTCTCGGCCCCGATTTCGGCGATCAGGTCCCACCGGCCGTTCGTCGAGTGGATCGCGCCGACCGCACCGATGCCGGTCAGCTGGCGCACCACATTCTCGGTTCCCCGCCCCTCGATCTCGATCAGCATGATACCGCGCACCGGCAATTCCTGCGCATCGCCCCGCAGCACCACGGTATAGCCGAGGATCTGCCCGTCCCGCTCCAGACGCTCAATGCGGCTCCGCACCGTCGCCCGGGAAACCCCGAGCAGATCCGCAAGTTCCGAGATCCCGGAGCGGCCATTGCGCCGGAGCGCGGCAATCAGCTTCTCGTCAATCGCATCCATTTATCATTTCGCCATTTTTGCTTATCAATTTGCACATATAATGCGTCTTTTTGCGCTATTTGCTATCTTTTTTGCGCCATCGCCTTGCCCACATAGTCAGTCAGGGTTGTCGCCGGGACGCAGTCCCGCCGAACGAATGGAGCAATAGATGACCGGATCCCGTTCTTGCGTTCTTGTCGGTGCGCCGGTCCAGATCGGCGCCGGCCAGCCGGGCTGCCTGATGGGGCCGGATGCCTTCCGAACCGCCGGGCTCGGCCGGGCGCTGGAGAGCCTCGGCCATGGCGTCGAGGATCTCGGCAATTGCGCCCCCGCCCCCCTTCCGGAGCGCAGCCACCCGAACAAGGCGATCAAGAACCTGACCGAAACCGCAGGCTGGGTGCAGTCGCTGACCGAAGCCGCCTATGCGGCGAAGCAGGGCGGACGGACGCCGATCTTCCTCGGTGGCGACCATGCGCTGGCGGCGGGTACCCTGCCCGGCATTGCCAAAGCGGCGAAGGAGGACGGGCGCGAACTCTTCGTGCTCTGGCTCGACGCCCATAGCGACTATCACGACCTCGACAGCACCGAGAGCGGCAACCTGCATGGCGTTCCCGTCGCCTATTTCACGGGCCGCAAAGGCTTCGACGGATACTTTCCCGAGCTCGACGTTCCGGTGAAGCCGGAGAATATCACGATGATGGGCATCCGCTCGGT includes these proteins:
- the rocF gene encoding arginase; this encodes MTGSRSCVLVGAPVQIGAGQPGCLMGPDAFRTAGLGRALESLGHGVEDLGNCAPAPLPERSHPNKAIKNLTETAGWVQSLTEAAYAAKQGGRTPIFLGGDHALAAGTLPGIAKAAKEDGRELFVLWLDAHSDYHDLDSTESGNLHGVPVAYFTGRKGFDGYFPELDVPVKPENITMMGIRSVDPAEHRELLNQPIEVVDMRAIDEKGVSALLADFLKRVEDADGVIHVSLDVDFLDPEIAPAVGTTVPGGATFREAHLIMEKLCDSGRVGSLDLVELNPFLDERGKTARLMVDLTASLFGRKVMDRPTRSY
- a CDS encoding RNA polymerase sigma factor translates to MRQDEREFADWTALATQAQSGDREALEALIRSSQDQIYGLALRFLANQDDARDATQDILILLITRLSNFEGRSSFRTWAFRIAVNHLLRSRKVRARSQSLSFAAFEEDLHTGLSDQAGPGADHTAMIGELRIACTMAMLLCLDVEQRMAFVLGEILELDHREAANILAIEPATYRKRLSRARSAVIGFSGRVCGNVSESARCSCDRRVPEALRLGRIHPSAPLTRSAGDAGLGAILEQTRGMERNLKALCQMKSPARFTAPDDLADIVRSAVDAPHTH
- a CDS encoding Lrp/AsnC family transcriptional regulator, which translates into the protein MDAIDEKLIAALRRNGRSGISELADLLGVSRATVRSRIERLERDGQILGYTVVLRGDAQELPVRGIMLIEIEGRGTENVVRQLTGIGAVGAIHSTNGRWDLIAEIGAETLADFDDVLRRIRLIDGIANSETNLLLATRRSARAARRN
- a CDS encoding YybH family protein; protein product: MENQNAVLNTILTMTANLEKGDLDGVMAAYEPDAAILFEPNTPVADAALSRQIFSELAAANPSVSYGEHEVYVAGDIAIHLAPWSMKGESPAGDPVAMGGLTVAVLRRQPDGKWLMVLDNPHGAHALSAANAH